AAAAAGGATGTAGCATTTAAGTGGCTACAAAAAAGATGTACCAAAATCCAAAATACAATACTCTCTGTAGCCTAACGTAATGGATATATCTATATAAAAGAGCTTTTATATTTAAAGCATATTTACTAAGATTTAATAGATGTTATCATTTCGTAAGATCACTAAATTATTTTTCTCGAAATTTAGGATTTGTTTATCCGTATATCAAAACATGTTTTTGAAATTTCAAAATACATTCTTTTAATGTCCGCACAATGTATTCTAAAATCCGACATTCAAAATCCAAAATCGACCTTtagtcatttttttttattatgaaataaAATTAAGAcataattgcaaaaatggtccttgtggtatgcatttttttggggttttggtccaaacCACGAGGTTTTTGGGttgatggtccttttgagctagtttgctTGCAGTTTTGGTTCCCGTCCAAACTAAaatgactattatacccttaatgaatttagtttttatttttattttacttttttaaatcgttattattaataaatataaaagtttgccctcttctctctctctctctccctatctctctttctatctctctctctctctctcagtaacacacacacacaacacatcaCCACCAGCCCAGCTCTCCCTCTTCGATTCCATCTCGAAAACAAGAAGAAGAACTGAAGGAAAAGCCACCCTCAGAACCCCTTTCCCACCTCGTCGCCATTCACTGCCACCACCAAAAACAGCCCCTCCACCACCCTCCATTGTTGTTATGCTGCTACTTGTGAGGCCCCTCCATCCCCCTTTATCTTCGTCTTCATCAGAAAGCAACAGAAACCGGCAGCAGGAGGTTGTCGCCTCCTTCCATCATCACAGCACCAGCCATTGTCACCTTGTTGCTGTTGAGCCCGACCACCTTCTACTGCCTCTCATTTCACCGTAAATTCCCTTGCACCACCAttcttttatgattttgttttgtCGATCGTATTAGTGGTTGGCGATGGTTGTAGTCCTCACAGTGGCAACGACCAAGGTGGGAGCGGGTGGTGACGGTAGAGTGGGCTAGCGTTGCAGGCAGGTAATGGAGCTCCGACGACCTCCTGTCGTTTCGTTCTTGCTCCTGATCTACGAAAACTATGAGTTGGGGATGAGAAGGAGGTCGGTGAAGGTGTTTCCGACAGCAACGATTgtagtgggtggtggtggttTGCGTTGGTAGCCCAAGGGAAAAACAAATGGTGGAGGCTAGCGGCGGCTCCTGTGGTTCTCGATGGCACAACTACAACATCACCACCCCTTCTTGGTGGTGGTTGTGCTTAACAGTGTAAGAATGAAATGaacagaagaagaaaaaaaagaacGTGAAGGGTGGGTGATTGAGGGTGGTTCACTGTGGTCAAAGGTCACCGGTGGTGGGTCTATGGCGGGGTAATGGTAGTGCAGGGGTGATGATGTAGTGGTGGTGTTAATGATGAGAATGCAGGTGGGAAAAGAAATTTTGGTGGGTCTAAACATGGAGGTGAATGTGGTGAATGGGTTTAGGAAGTTTGATCAGGAAGGAAAAAGAAAATTTGCAGTTTCTTTTTTTAGTCATTTACTTtcgacgagagagagagagagagagagagagagagagagagagagagagagagagagagagaagagagagaaagagagagagggggaAGGAGGTGGGCCCAAATtagttatttttttctttttcttttaaattaaatagaaaaaatgtataaaatatattagaaagggcattttagtcttttTCAGTTTTCCGAGGGACCAAAACTACAAGCAAACATAGTCAAAAGGACCACCAACCCAAAAAACTTATGGTTTGGACCAAAACcgcaaaaaaatgcataccacagggaccatttttgcaattttgtctaaaattAACTCAAAACAAAACTAATTACTTGGTCCAAAATATCAATATATTTGAAAATATCAAAAAATtagatataaaaataaataaataaacatttacaAGTTTATTTTTTATGATTATGTTCATGCTTGTTTATAAAAGAGTAGATTACACGAATGATCCTTGTGGtttgggtaatttgcacgtttgatccattacttattttttttaactcgaaaaatCCTTAGTATATATTCTTATTACGTCTCCGATCCTTGATGAAcataaaagactattttactcaTTATAATtacctttttaatttatttattgcatatttataatttatgttataatttaaataaacacaccccatcCTAACTACGCTACCTAGACCCCACACCCTTTCCTTCCCCTTTCATCCATTCTTTCTTTTACTTTCGTTTCATACGACTCCCCTTCCCAACTAGAACACAATTGTTCGTCTTTCCTGCACCACCACCATCCACCCAATCACCGGGGTTGAAATCAGGTCTAAATTAGATTTATTGTCAAGTCTTGCAATCAAAAATCGTATTTATAACTATAATTGAAATAAGATATCAGATTCAAACATTGAAACAAAAACCAATTgatgggatgtcaagtccaccaagcaaattacaccatttgtttgcaaataaaacgtaatataatggtaaaaaggggtatcgatcatcgggaaaatggttgtattcaatcaccaatgcaatctaaAAGAACTATTGTAagtaaactaactaactacagtTAAACTAAAGGGGGggtttgattacttgaaaactaaaagacttgaataactaaaaacttgcaattaagcaagatagtgagatgctcaaatattagagagagttggttaactaaggcaattcaacacaatgaacatttgtgtgtttatcattaagattcaacatgaagcttatcattcatcccaaattggttatagcaatcatgaagcatgatatgccaagattcctcttaggtggtatggaggttggggaagcccacaacacaccttcttaatcaagaTCAAGGGTTtaattgaagcaattgaacccaagaagttgattagccttaagaaagaaggaatccccaatttctagaggatgtcaatgcttacacatccataaaggagctatgATTCATAAATTATAGATGAATTTTACCATCATAAAGCTCTTGTTCTATGTCAATTCAACGATTCAATataaaaccaaagaaataaactaaCATTAGCTCATTCAAGTGCCAAactcatgatcaaagcattaaacaagcataagaaatatgatctagaaccataaacataagataattgataatctagcatgaatccttcaaaaacccacaaacattcaaaggTTTTAACCAAAGTTAACCAATATAAAGagtttagccactcatggcaatagaaaaacaatcacaaaagtataattgcataaagaaactaccaatATCTTGTAAAGGTGAAAAGAAATGAGTCTGCAAGCTCCAAAATCGCCTCCTACAGGTCTCCAATGGTGAAAAATCGAGAATATAGTTGATGGATCTGAACCCCCGAGGTTATGgtgtgccaaatgaccaaaatgcccaaactgggtagttgcgcgggtacccgcgcgacGAAAATTCTACCCGCgcaaatgttgttgtaatgctatTGGTCCTTCATTCCTCgactccacccttccactaccaaagattcctttggtcccctcCATATCCATGTAATTCAAATAAGCCAATCATCTTTTATCTTCAAATGTGGATGCTCCAAACCCAAAATTAATTATccatgatccatcttcacaagcccacttCATCAAAGCCTCTATCTTTTTATGCCCAAATCTCCTTTTATGGATCCGCCAAGCCCAATAGAGCCCACAAGTCCGTCTTCACTCTAATCCACAATCGCGATAAGCTCCAAAACCCTGCAAGATTCCTCATGCAAAATAAAAAGTCCCCAAtacgatccatgataaagaaaataaagaatatacaatgcaatactaataaagagctaaaaatctaaaattaactaataaaaataaggaaataaaataagctatcaccAATTATCAATTCTAAAATCGAAATTGAACAAAAGAAAAATACATGGATCAAAACTTGAAACTTAAAATCAAATTTATGTAGATACACTTAAACCATGCTAGCAAAATTGAAATCAAATTATATGTATCAAGGATTTATGCACAAGATGTGAAATTAGATAGAAGTTTATACGAATGCTCTGATACTTGAAAATACAAAATACATAGGGTGTACTAATAGAAACTGAAATAATCTTAACTGAGATCAGCGACAATCAGATTGACAAGGTCGACAAATGATGGAGGTTGACGTCGAATGCTTGATGACGGAGGACGAGGTCGATTGCTTGATGACCAGGACTAGATACGACAATTTCTTGATGACAGAGAGTAACGGTAGAGACGATGGGACATGCAGTGGTCGGGTTGATTGGGTCGTCGTCATAGTCATAGGTGGTGATGTCAGTCTTGAATGCAGAACAGGCGACGATTGTCGCGAGTCACAAGATTTAAATGGTACTTAGATCAGAAAGTGGTAATTTTGGGGTTCTACCACTAATGAAGTGAGAGGTGGAGAGGGAGACGAAGGAGATGCTGGTTTTCGGTGATGTAACACTCCAATTCAGGTATTATTCTTTAGCCCCTTAAAAATGAAATGATGGCATAAAAGGTCCCttagtacacagggcgtactccaTGCGTATGCTTAACGTACTAAGGGTGTATGATCGTAGAGGGTGGCCGCGTACGCATAGGTACGCGAGGCGTATACGACAGAGGACCAAAATCTTAATTCTCGGACTTGACACCTATTTAAACACCCTTAAGCCTCTTGGATTAAACCTTAGTCAACCTCCCTAGTCTTGTTTCGCCCTTCTACATTAGAGATACCTTGTGAGAGTGTGTTTGAGCTTAAGGAGTGTATTTGTGTCCATTTTAGTGTCCATTCCAGAAGAAGGAGTTGCTAAGCAAGCTTGGACTAGCATTGGGCTTCAAGAATCTGCATCTAGTTCACCTTGaagagcttctggaggtataaagattTGATCTTTCCATCTTATTCATTAAATCTAGCTAGGATTTTATATTTTGTCCCTTTAGTTGGTTTTGGACTTTCTCTTGAGAGTTAAGCAATTCCATAGGCTGAAATGGTTAGATATGGACTTTGTGAGCATGCTAAATGCATAAAGGTGCTAGCTTGAAGAGTATCTAGACTCCATGCATAAGTTTGAAGCTTTCTATGGAGTGAAGAATGAAGTTTTTAAGTCCCATATAGCGATCAATGGCATAAAGtcgccaactttatgccctaggacgtCTTAATGAGCTCATATATGATATTGGACGTTAGAACATCCAGTATTGAGCACTTAATAGAAGAAAGTGCTTAATATGTTTGTATGTTGTGCGTAAGGTAGAGTACGCCACGCGTACATCTCAGGGAttcagtacgctgcgcgtaccagggtGGTACACAAGGCGTACACACAATAGATGGACTCGGACTTGTTTTGGGCTTTTAAGCTTTTGGGCCTTAATTAGTCATTGGGCCTGGTCATGTTTTGGATTAGTGGGCCAGCTTATCTGTTTTGGGCCATGGACGCTAtggttgggctttattgggccacgaggcccattaatgatttagacatggactttgggcccattagcaaaTGAATACTTTTGGGCCATTGTAAAAAGGACTTGGGGTTTGGGTCCTTTAATTTGTATTATGTCCATCCTTAACTTGAGATTAATGGTATTATTGTTCAGCACGGGTGGTCATGGACTGTTAGGAGAGCAACTTTCTGATTCAGCAGACAAAGGTGAGTCTtatcaccataccaatgggtctaaggcaccaagaccaacccattttatgatatgtggattGTTGATTGATTATGCGTTATGTTAGTGTGacatttgcatggaagaccccggggggttcTCGTGGCAGTAGactaagaccacgtgggggttcctgTGGCATTTGGTATAAGacattggagggtttccatgtcATCATAATATGTTTGCATGATTAGTTTATATGATATTTGCTTGgtagtgaagaccatgtgggggttcccatggcaggaagaccatgtgggggttcccatggcaggtagtaataccacgtgggggttccagtgacactaggtgtaagaccctggagggtttccatggcttccttatatgttgtatgcatggcttacgtgATATATGTAGTTTTTATAACTAATAGATAGGAATCTTATAAAAACCCAACATATTTTCATGAAAGTCTTAAAAAAACCACTATATTATTTATTTGTATGTTAAAAcccttatattttttaaaaatgtatcatttaagACATTGAGTTCGGTAAATCCTAGATAGCCGTAAATGTTAAGTAAttgatttttaacattttgattgTTACAATTCATTAGattaaattttttcaaaaaaatacgaGGGTTTAACTacactaaaaaaaataatataatggtttttttaatctTTCATGAAAATAGATTAGGTTTTTCTGAGGTCAGAAAACCTTAATTAAGAATTTTAGAAAATATAAGACTTTTAATGTACTAAAAAATAATATAGCAGCTTTTTTAAGCATTTGATGAAAATACGTTGGATTTTTTCTGAAGTTTTCccaatatgatatgtgttatgtggattgtgtgtggggtatgctctgggggactcactaagcattagcttactacagtttgtggatttgttttaaGTACAgctgagcctaagggcaagggcaaggcttgatggtgcGACGTGCACTCTCTCTCAGGTGTTTTTATGGGACACTTTGATGATTTGAAATAAAATTGTATTTGATgcgaattttgaaaacaattgtatttGGATTTCATGGTTGTGGAAAGTATTTTGGttattcaaaaatgaaaaatttcccttgatttttgggtcgttacaggtgAAGATAGTGGAGCGAGGAGATTCGATGGTGAGGTGGGTGAAAGAGGAAGTCGGAGGTGATAACAAGTGAAGATGGAAGGGTGCTAAGTAGAAAGTGCAAGAGTAGGGAAGCAAGTGCGTTTTGGGTGGTGGGACTCatatgtattattttataaaatatatttttaaataataaacaaataataaaaaaccTGAAAATAATATTATAAGGGAAATATTGTCCTTTTTATGTATAGTAGAGACTAAATACATAACAAATCGAGTTCAAAATACCGTCCAAATTAAAAAGGTAAATTAGGAACCAAACACAAGGACCTTTGGagtaatttactctttataaAAATAGATATGGATCGATCCAGCCCACGATGTGTATTGAATGGGCCTGAAGCCAATTCCAGCTTGCATATAACGCTTGTAGTTTGCCGCTCCTCATTTCTACTTCCAAACCTACGCGGGAAAACAATCTGATAGTGAGCGAAAAAGAGAGGAATGAGGACGGAGGAAGACGATGGCGCCGGCGCCGGCGCCGGCGAAGATCACCAAGTGGAGGAGGAGTTCAGTGTATGGAAGAAGAACTCTCCATTCTTATACGATCTCATCGTCTCTCACTCCCTTGAGTGGCCGTCACTAACCGTTCAGTGGCTCCCGTCACCGCCGTCTCCTTACAAAGACGGCTCTTTCGCCACTCACAAGCTGATTCTCGGGACGCATACCTCCGATGAAAGTCCTAACTTCCTTCTCGTCGCAGATGTCCTCTTGCCGGTTAATCCTTCATCTTCCCTCGACACCAATCACGAAAACCCTCATATCCCTAAGGTCAGTCGATCGCTTGTTCTTATGCTATATTTCTACCCGAATCGGTACAATAATCTGTGTTCCACACTGGAATTTCTATTTTTGAATTGTGTAGATAAGTAAATTGTTGGATTCCCACACTTAAATTTTAGAAAAGTATCAATCTTACAAACGTTTTTAGGATCCGAAGATTTGTAGTTGATATGATGCAGAGTGGTACCTCAAAAAGTGTAGCCCACTCTAGTATAAGAAACTTTCAatacaaaataataaaaatctTGCAAATGGAATTTGGATCCGAAGGATGTGTCAATTTTGTTAGAGCACTTTCATCCATTGATTACATTTTAGGGCTAAATCCAAGAAACATCAACTTACTATGCATTCATTTGTTTACTATGACATCATTATATTAAACAAATCAACAAAACTACATTGCTGATTCTTGCCATTAGCctaattttttttctcaaatgctTATAGGTAGAGATAATTCAAAAGATTCATGTTGATGGAGAAGTAAATCGGGCACGATGTATGccacaaaacccatcaattattgCAGCAAAGACAAGTTCTTCTGAAGTCTATGTATTTGATTCCACAAAACAACTTTTAAATGATGAAGGAGGCTCTTGTGAACCTGATGCAAAGTTAAGGGGTCATGAAAAAGAAGGTTATGGGCTTTCATGGAGCCCTTTTAAAGAAGGGTATCTCTTGAGTGGCTCTAATGattgtaaaatatgtttatggGATGTGTCTGCAATGCCTTCAAATAAAGTTCTTGATGCCAAATACATTTATGAGGTAGTTTTTGTATCTTTCATTACTTAGGTTTTATCATTTATGGTTTATCAGTGAGTGTTAATAATTCTTGCATATGAAATTAAATGATAAGTATTAATGCAGGATCATGGGAGTTTAGTTGAAGATGTATCATGGCATTTGAAGAATGAAAGCTTATTTGGATCTGTTGGGGATGATTGTAAGCTAATGATTTGGGATTTACGCACAAATAAACATGAACAATCTGTTGTAGTTCATGAGAAAGAGGTAAAACTTTacttttttattatattaatagCTTTTCTTTTTCAGTTTTCTAATGACATTTATAATAATTTCCAGGTGAATTATTTATCTTTTAATCCATTCAATGAGTGGGTTTTGGCTACAGCATCTTCAGATACAACAGTTGGGCTTTTCGACATGAGGAAACTAACATCACCACTTCATGTTTTGAGTAGTCATACGTATGCTTcttactttttttattttttttttatttttttatttttatgttttctttatataatttcataaaaaaattaatatacagGGAGGAGGTATTCCAAGTTGAGTGGGACCCAAACCATGAAACTGTGATTGCATCTTCTGCTGATGACAGAAGGCTGATGGTGTGGGACCTAAACAGGTACTTAAACTGATACACATGTcaaaagacatgaatgcccttCTCCTTCCATTTCTTCTAAACACATATTCTGAGTTTCAGGATTGGAGATGAACAGCTGGAAGGTGAAACTGAAGATGGCCCACCAGAGCTTTTGTTCTCTCATGGTGGACACAAGGCAAAAATATCAGACTTTTCATGGAACAAAAATGAGCCATGGGTGATTTCTAGTGTGGCTGAAGATAATGCGTTGCAGGTTTGGCAAATGGCTGAAAGTATTTATCATGAAGATGATGgcatttaaattcaaattttcagTTACTATTTATGtgcttgaaaatgaaaattagtaGTGGATTTCAAGAAACATGAATGTCGATGTTGTATTGTGTGTGTCATAGTGTTATGTATGCGTAGAATTGTGTTGTTTTGTTAGTGAATTGAGTTGTAGCAATTACACAATAACAAAAGGCTGACTTTTAATTTATAACATAATTAGGAAAACTAAAAAAGCAATGATCATAACGCCCCATTTGGAATAAGTTGGGGGAGGGGCTAATTTACAATCTCTTATATTTGTAAAAGACCTAATTGCCCTAAACAAGGTGATTTTACAAAGGTTTCAAGAAAATTGTTTAAGATAGATTGTTACTCACATCACATGACCCAACTATCTTTGACTTTTACGGGCCTTAAGTCAATGGACTTTTTCTGCTCAAAAGTTCCAAGAGAACCACGTTGAAAGAGTAAACATCAATTTTTATAGAGTACCTCACAAAGAGTTCACTTGTTATATTGTTATAGATACGATGATCACAAGTAGGCTGTAAACAAATTATACTCGAACAAAaaatgatttgtttatgttttaacttaaaaaacaaataaacacaAAGAGATAAAAGAACaagttttcttgttcatgtttGTTAAGGTGCAAAATAAAAGAATGATCATAAATGAGTGTACATGTAAAACATAAATGAACAATTGAACATAAACATTCAATAAAAAACTATAAAAGTTGACCGTCTTCACTTCTATGATCGTACTTAGGAGTCATTTTTGGATTTagagttttttttgtttaaacaAAGATAAGAAACTGTAgcgtaattttatttttataactaaaaGCTCCCAAGAGATCTAAAAAACTCCCATTAGTCTGTATCATTTTGatttaaacaaaattttatatctataaatgagattttattttcttaaaaataaaaaacaaaatagagcgacatatatatatatatatatatatatatatatatatatatatatatatatatatatatatatatatatatatatatatatatatatataatagatagTTGTGTTGAGTTTAATTGCTAATGCGAGTAGTTTAAATGAACACAAATGAACGAATATAAATGACCAAATATAAACAAATATGAATAGATgtttatgaacataaataaactaaCCAGACCATGAACGAAAAATCTTATTCATTTgtgttcatttattaaataaaaaaatttaaacaaactttCCATTGAACGGTTTGTTGAACGTTAGTTTGTTTACAACCCTAATCACAAGaagcaaaataataataataataataataataataataataataataataataataataacaacacaaATATAAGTGAAAACCATGTCCAAAAAAACACAAGACACAACTTGTATATTAATGTAGCTCAACTATAAAGGAAAATGTTCCATGGCTAAAAATCTCAAAGGGAAAGGAAAATAATGGAGACGAAGGAATAAGTAAAATATAACATTTAGATGACTTTATATAATAGTCTTAACAAAATCTCAATATCTCAATGATACTCTAAAATCCCTAACAAATAGGAAACATCCCTAATAAATAGCTAACTTGAGAGCCAAACAATTAACTCCACATTAGATGGTATTTTCGACCCTTACATAAATATGATGAGTTGATGACAACAAGAAGCAAAACAAAATATTATGATGATCACAAGAAGCAAAATGAAAGAAGACCAAGAACACAAATATAAGTGGAAATCCCGGTGCGAAAAAATCATAAGGTATAACTTTGTATAGTAATGTAACTCGATTATATGGAAAATGGTTAAATGGCTGAAAATCCCCAAGGATAAAGAAAAGGAAAGAGATGAAGGAATGAGTAAAATATATCATCTGGATGACTTTATATAATAGTCTTATAAAGAGTTCTATTGTTCATATATGTTcgtttatgtttttatgtttgtttatttatgattGTTTATGTCCGTTTAACATCTTAACCAACATAAAAGAATGAAAGCATATAAAGTGATTGTTAAAAGACCAAACATGAAGAAGAAAATTCGTTCGTTTTTAtgtttgtgtttgtttgtttggTCGATTAAACTTAAATGAACGAACACGAACAAACATTTTTCCGCATTATTTAGTCATCTCAATTTCATAATAAGAGATGTAACCGACATACGATATACTGTTGGTAAAAATGTTGTTTATTGAGATAATGATATATGGTGTACAAAAAAGAAAATGATCCACTATGTATATGAAAAGAGAGTTTGTTTTACAATCTCAAGTGACTAAACCTAAACTATTGCTACGTAGATGCCATATAAGCAAGTAATTTTGATTATCCGGTTATAATATtgttttttgaacaaaaaaattCAGTTAGTGGTATATAGtgtataaagaaaaagaaaatgacCAAATATGTAAATGAAGAACCATTGGTTACCTACCAAGTCATTAACCTGTTATCATTCAACATATCCATTAGCATTTGGTATTTTGTTTTGCgcatgtttaaaaaaaaacaaaattctaAGTCTACTTTTTGTTaccttttattatataaatatattttggtATGAATAAGgatatataacataaaaatatGACCAAATAAAAATTTGGTTACTCGAGACAAAAGATATAACCACACTAGACTTTTTAGTTTCTAGATCtatttataattataaaataaGGAAGACAGTCATGCTTTTTTATACATGAAAGGCTAAGAACAAGTCATCTTCCACCTCATTTGAAGATACAATTACAATTTTCGTTTTGAAGATATAATTACAATTTTTGTCTTAGTGACATGAATAATGAATTGTTTGTGGTGCTGATATAATTCATACTAAGCGTAATATATATTGTGCGCCTTTTGTCTTGTGTAACAAACACTATCGAGACAAATTTGAATGAAAACCACAAATTCTCAATTCACTAGAAAATCTCTCACGTTTACATCTCGATTCGTAAAAACACACAACACCTCATCATCGGGTGCACGTTCTTTTTTCCCCTTCGTATACATTCTCAAGCTATACAAAACTATCTACATTCTTCACAAAAAAACCCGAAGAATTTTCACCACACCACACAAAAACAAACCTAATCCATGCTCGAAGACGGGCTCCACCTTCCCCTCAAGTATCCTTCTAATGTATGCCGTGTGTGTTGATTTACATCCACACTACCAAATGATGTTGACTTATCATCAACATCAAGAAACGCAAGACTCAAGTGAGACTCCGCATTTGATTCCGGATaaacttcatcatcatcatcatcatcgtcatgaTCTTCATTAGTACACAACAATTCCAAATCGTTTTGAGTTGACTTCTTGTCCAAATCATGCTCCCCTCTTAAAATGTTTAAGACCTAAAGACAAACAAAACAGAAAATGTCATAAAATTTCCTACAAAAAATAGAGTTTATGACTTTTCCTTCTAAAAAGATAAGGTGTAACAAATGAAAATAGCCCTAGAGAGCTTGTTTAAGCCGTGTATGGTGTAACAAATGCAAGGTAGTGGATATTATAAGCATGAATAGATGTTTTCTCAAACCTCGTTCATTGTGGGACGCCTTCTAGCTGATCTTGTGAGACAAAGTGTTGCAGCTAGAGCCATTCGAACTATTTGATTTTTGTTGACTTCTTTGTCCAAATCGACATCTAATATGCTTGCTAGATCTCCCTTTTCTAGCTTCGGTTTTGCCtacattatatacatataatataattAGAAAAACCCCAAAAAACAATGAGCCTAGGACTCCGTTTGTTACCCTCAACAAGTTATACTGGTTTTGGCATGCATTGTAACAAAAATTCCAACGTTTTTGAAAAAAAGGTGGGAGAGGGACTCACTCACAATCTCTTGTatgtgcaaaagacgtaaatacccttATCGACAAATAGCCTATTTACAAGGTTTCAAGAAAGATTCTTACCCACATGACCAAACTATCTTCGCCTTTAATGGGATCTGAACTAATCGGTCTTTTTCTGGTCAAAAGTTCCAAGAGAACAACACCGAAAGagtaaacatcaattttttcactAACTTTGCCATACATAAAGTACTCTGGAGCAAGATACCCAAATGTTCCAACTACATCACTATGACTTAAGAATGGTAAACTTGTGGGTCCCCATATCGCAAGCCCAAAATCCGATAACTGCAAAAAGAATTCAACAAACCGAATCACGGTTAGATTCCAGAAAAAGTTACTAGATACAGGTGCACAGTACGCACATGGGCCAGGCCTAACCCGGCCCGGCCCATTAGTGAACGTGTGCTAGATAGATGGTATGGTACAAACCTGAGGCTCAAATTCTTCTGAGAGAA
The genomic region above belongs to Lactuca sativa cultivar Salinas chromosome 4, Lsat_Salinas_v11, whole genome shotgun sequence and contains:
- the LOC111899630 gene encoding WD-40 repeat-containing protein MSI3 gives rise to the protein MRTEEDDGAGAGAGEDHQVEEEFSVWKKNSPFLYDLIVSHSLEWPSLTVQWLPSPPSPYKDGSFATHKLILGTHTSDESPNFLLVADVLLPVNPSSSLDTNHENPHIPKVEIIQKIHVDGEVNRARCMPQNPSIIAAKTSSSEVYVFDSTKQLLNDEGGSCEPDAKLRGHEKEGYGLSWSPFKEGYLLSGSNDCKICLWDVSAMPSNKVLDAKYIYEDHGSLVEDVSWHLKNESLFGSVGDDCKLMIWDLRTNKHEQSVVVHEKEVNYLSFNPFNEWVLATASSDTTVGLFDMRKLTSPLHVLSSHTEEVFQVEWDPNHETVIASSADDRRLMVWDLNRIGDEQLEGETEDGPPELLFSHGGHKAKISDFSWNKNEPWVISSVAEDNALQVWQMAESIYHEDDGI